The Lacrimispora xylanolytica genome has a segment encoding these proteins:
- a CDS encoding cyclase family protein — MSVFQLGNGLRVIDLTKELDPATESRRCHLFRFNTGGPIPDFHTIMDLTSHLGTHVECPYHHNDNWTDVQGLPITTFMGRAIYVDITHMAPNEKIKGEDLNKACGDRIKEGDIVILDSQYKLPPFTPVSNTPGDKRLFICKETAEWLKEKKVKCVGFGDGVSIESNNTDVSAFHDVLMEVNVVFLEVLKNLEELKTDTFFMSYTPLPIKGLDSCPIRAYAIEGIAEFSN; from the coding sequence ATGAGCGTATTTCAGTTGGGAAATGGATTAAGAGTCATTGATTTAACAAAAGAGCTGGATCCGGCGACAGAATCAAGAAGGTGCCATCTCTTCCGCTTTAACACAGGCGGTCCCATTCCGGATTTCCACACCATTATGGATCTCACCAGCCACTTGGGAACTCATGTGGAATGTCCTTATCATCATAACGACAACTGGACCGATGTTCAGGGGCTTCCCATTACTACCTTTATGGGCCGTGCCATTTACGTGGACATCACACACATGGCTCCCAATGAGAAAATCAAGGGAGAGGACCTTAATAAGGCCTGCGGCGACCGGATCAAAGAAGGAGACATCGTTATCCTGGATTCCCAGTATAAGCTGCCTCCATTTACCCCAGTTTCCAATACTCCGGGAGATAAGAGACTGTTTATCTGCAAAGAAACCGCAGAATGGCTGAAAGAAAAGAAAGTAAAATGTGTAGGCTTTGGAGACGGCGTTTCCATTGAAAGCAACAATACAGACGTATCCGCCTTTCATGATGTGCTGATGGAGGTAAATGTTGTATTCCTTGAGGTGCTTAAGAATTTAGAAGAACTGAAAACAGATACCTTCTTTATGTCCTATACACCTCTTCCCATCAAAGGGCTTGATTCCTGCCCCATCCGCGCTTACGCCATTGAGGGCATTGCAGAATTTTCCAATTAG